The Nerophis ophidion isolate RoL-2023_Sa linkage group LG09, RoL_Noph_v1.0, whole genome shotgun sequence genome contains a region encoding:
- the znf488 gene encoding PR domain zinc finger protein 8 isoform X1, with product MYSSLTMDYGFLPRSMWSVDSKIVQHPAELHSSVVVTRSIPAGTCFGPCFLQNTFYDTIAFIAQKASDRRGKSCIFSVDPEAMRNSALVLSWLRLVQAARNKEEQNTEAFLKGGQLYVRTTRDVQQEEELLVWYDQELCHLLGFTDLSRGTSEEFKCGRCEQIFKNEYPFLAHCRFLCALIKSDAWSVYQHKHVEVKRPRRVTDFHNIARDLEHKRPDDADTAPSKRKNPEGVSPKLRKTVLLEKTNISNDGNITQFVRSQDEAGGDAFDSSLKIKADRTKLDQLGCKNGTSGEPREAKWTFTRDSETGESSGLHSSRTSAFSLVHSNGPDQKSAFCKPSKRTSVGELEHGGFTTLLSSGLGEMSEALTSRTVSGYTTFMAPAMLSTDIHTLPPPFHYTPEHWSRPSQVQPTSALTILPPTLTSFGVSVQNWCAKCNLSFRMTSDLVFHMRSHHKKEFAAESQVRRRREEKLTCPICHEYFRERHHLSRHMTSHN from the exons ATGTACAGCAG TTTGACGATGGATTACGGCTTTCTGCCGCGGTCCATGTGGAGCGTCGACAGCAAAATCGTGCAGCATCCAGCCGAGCTCCACAGCAGCGTGGTGGTGACGCGCAGCATCCCCGCAGGAACCTGCTTCGGTCCATGCTTtctgcaaaacactttttacgaCACCATCGCCTTCATCGCGCAGAAAGCCAGCGACAGGAGAGGAAAATCCTGCATCTTTAGT GTGGACCCAGAGGCCATGCGTAATTCTGCACTGGTGCTGTCTTGGCTGCGGCTGGTGCAGGCCGCACGTAATAAAGAGGAGCAGAACACAGAGGCCTTCCTCAAAGGAGGTCAGCTGTATGTGAGGACCACCAGGGACGTCCAGCAGGAGGAGGAACTCCTAGTTTGGTACGACCAGGAGCTCTGTCACCTTCTGGGCTTTACGGACTTGAGCAGAGGCACCAGTGAAG agttCAAATGTGGCAGGTGTGAGCAGATCTTCAAGAATGAATATCCATTCCTGGCCCATTGCCGCTTCTTATGCGCGCTAATCAAGAGCGACGCCTGGAGCGTGTACCAACACAAACACGTCGAGGTCAAGAGGCCGCGTCGCGTCACAGATTTCCACAACATCGCCAGAGATTTGGAACACAAAAGGCCTGACGACGCGGACACGGCGCCTTCAAAACGGAAAAACCCGGAGGGCGTTTCCCCCAAGCTGCGGAAAACCGTCCTGCTGGAAAAAACGAATATTTCAAACGACGGTAACATCACGCAGTTTGTCAGAAGCCAGGATGAGGCTGGAGGAGATGCCTTTGATTCAAGTTTGAAGATCAAAGCAGACAGGACCAAGCTGGATCAATTGGGATGTAAAAATGGGACTTCTGGAGAGCCCAGGGAAGCCAAGTGGACTTTTACACGTGACTCGGAGACTGGAGAGAGCTCCGGCTTGCACTCGAGCAGAACCAGTGCTTTCTCTTTGGTCCACTCCAACGGTCCTGATCAGAAAAGTGCTTTTTGTAAACCAAGTAAAAGGACTTCTGTCGGCGAACTGGAACACGGTGGTTTCACAACCCTGCTCTCCAGTGGTCTGGGGGAGATGAGTGAGGCCCTCACTTCCAGGACCGTGTCAGGCTACACTACCTTTATGGCCCCCGCTATGTTGAGCACTGACATCCACACGCTGCCCCCACCCTTCCATTACACACCGGAACACTGGTCTAGACCCTCCCAGGTCCAGCCCACCTCGGCGCTCACCATCCTCCCTCCCACCTTGACCTCGTTCGGCGTGTCGGTGCAAAACTGGTGCGCCAAGTGCAACCTCTCCTTCCGCATGACCTCCGACCTCGTCTTCCACATGCGTTCCCACCACAAGAAGGAGTTCGCCGCCGAGTCGCAGGTGAGGAGAAGGCGAGAGGAGAAGCTCACCTGCCCGATCTGCCACGAGTACTTCCGAGAACGCCACCACCTGTCCAGGCACATGACGTCACATAACTGA
- the znf488 gene encoding PR domain zinc finger protein 8 isoform X2, with protein sequence MDYGFLPRSMWSVDSKIVQHPAELHSSVVVTRSIPAGTCFGPCFLQNTFYDTIAFIAQKASDRRGKSCIFSVDPEAMRNSALVLSWLRLVQAARNKEEQNTEAFLKGGQLYVRTTRDVQQEEELLVWYDQELCHLLGFTDLSRGTSEEFKCGRCEQIFKNEYPFLAHCRFLCALIKSDAWSVYQHKHVEVKRPRRVTDFHNIARDLEHKRPDDADTAPSKRKNPEGVSPKLRKTVLLEKTNISNDGNITQFVRSQDEAGGDAFDSSLKIKADRTKLDQLGCKNGTSGEPREAKWTFTRDSETGESSGLHSSRTSAFSLVHSNGPDQKSAFCKPSKRTSVGELEHGGFTTLLSSGLGEMSEALTSRTVSGYTTFMAPAMLSTDIHTLPPPFHYTPEHWSRPSQVQPTSALTILPPTLTSFGVSVQNWCAKCNLSFRMTSDLVFHMRSHHKKEFAAESQVRRRREEKLTCPICHEYFRERHHLSRHMTSHN encoded by the exons ATGGATTACGGCTTTCTGCCGCGGTCCATGTGGAGCGTCGACAGCAAAATCGTGCAGCATCCAGCCGAGCTCCACAGCAGCGTGGTGGTGACGCGCAGCATCCCCGCAGGAACCTGCTTCGGTCCATGCTTtctgcaaaacactttttacgaCACCATCGCCTTCATCGCGCAGAAAGCCAGCGACAGGAGAGGAAAATCCTGCATCTTTAGT GTGGACCCAGAGGCCATGCGTAATTCTGCACTGGTGCTGTCTTGGCTGCGGCTGGTGCAGGCCGCACGTAATAAAGAGGAGCAGAACACAGAGGCCTTCCTCAAAGGAGGTCAGCTGTATGTGAGGACCACCAGGGACGTCCAGCAGGAGGAGGAACTCCTAGTTTGGTACGACCAGGAGCTCTGTCACCTTCTGGGCTTTACGGACTTGAGCAGAGGCACCAGTGAAG agttCAAATGTGGCAGGTGTGAGCAGATCTTCAAGAATGAATATCCATTCCTGGCCCATTGCCGCTTCTTATGCGCGCTAATCAAGAGCGACGCCTGGAGCGTGTACCAACACAAACACGTCGAGGTCAAGAGGCCGCGTCGCGTCACAGATTTCCACAACATCGCCAGAGATTTGGAACACAAAAGGCCTGACGACGCGGACACGGCGCCTTCAAAACGGAAAAACCCGGAGGGCGTTTCCCCCAAGCTGCGGAAAACCGTCCTGCTGGAAAAAACGAATATTTCAAACGACGGTAACATCACGCAGTTTGTCAGAAGCCAGGATGAGGCTGGAGGAGATGCCTTTGATTCAAGTTTGAAGATCAAAGCAGACAGGACCAAGCTGGATCAATTGGGATGTAAAAATGGGACTTCTGGAGAGCCCAGGGAAGCCAAGTGGACTTTTACACGTGACTCGGAGACTGGAGAGAGCTCCGGCTTGCACTCGAGCAGAACCAGTGCTTTCTCTTTGGTCCACTCCAACGGTCCTGATCAGAAAAGTGCTTTTTGTAAACCAAGTAAAAGGACTTCTGTCGGCGAACTGGAACACGGTGGTTTCACAACCCTGCTCTCCAGTGGTCTGGGGGAGATGAGTGAGGCCCTCACTTCCAGGACCGTGTCAGGCTACACTACCTTTATGGCCCCCGCTATGTTGAGCACTGACATCCACACGCTGCCCCCACCCTTCCATTACACACCGGAACACTGGTCTAGACCCTCCCAGGTCCAGCCCACCTCGGCGCTCACCATCCTCCCTCCCACCTTGACCTCGTTCGGCGTGTCGGTGCAAAACTGGTGCGCCAAGTGCAACCTCTCCTTCCGCATGACCTCCGACCTCGTCTTCCACATGCGTTCCCACCACAAGAAGGAGTTCGCCGCCGAGTCGCAGGTGAGGAGAAGGCGAGAGGAGAAGCTCACCTGCCCGATCTGCCACGAGTACTTCCGAGAACGCCACCACCTGTCCAGGCACATGACGTCACATAACTGA